From a region of the Castanea sativa cultivar Marrone di Chiusa Pesio chromosome 10, ASM4071231v1 genome:
- the LOC142612148 gene encoding uncharacterized protein LOC142612148, with product MICEPLFRLLKKEAPTVWNEQCQEDFEKIKNYLMKPPILVPPIPEKPLLLYLTTTDTTIGALLAQYLEETRKENAIYYIDKKMLAYEEKYSPLRKTCVAFKSVKGRAIADHLAHCSLEEAEEIQGDFLDEDIMGIEVESWKMYFDGATNQNGNGIGVLLIFLKRTHIPFSGRLHFPATNNATEYEACIMGLQATLGLGVKELEMEIKEESLMPYQECLQKWASKFRKIQYQYVPRMQNQIADALATMTSMMNGPKEDEARPVMVE from the exons ATGATATGCGAGCCACTTTTCCGATTGCTCAAGAAGGAAGCTCCCACAGTATGGAATGAACAATGTCAAGAAGATTTTGAAAAGATTAAGAATTATCTGATGAAGCCACCAATACTAGTTCCACCAATACCTGAAAAGCCATTATTGTTGTATCTCACAACTACAGATACAACAATTGGGGCTTTGCTTGCTCAGTATTTAGAAGAGACTAGAAAGGAGAATGCGATTTACTACATTGACAAGAAGATGTTGGCCTATGAAGAGAAGTACTCACCACTCAGGAAGACATGTGTAGCATTT AAGTCTGTAAAGGGGAGAGCAATTGCTGATCACTTAGCCCATTGTTCACTTGAAGAAGCTGAAGAAATCCAAGGAGACTTTCTAGATGAGGATATCATGGGGATTGAGGTagaatcatggaagatgtattttgatggagcaACTAATCAAAATGGGAATGGCATTGgagttcttttaatttttctaaaaaggaCACACATTCCATTCTCTGGTAGGCTCCACTTTCCTGCCACTAATAATGCCACTGAATACGAAGCTTGCATTATGGGGTTACAAGCGACCTTAGGCCTTGGAGTGAAGGAGTTGGAA atGGAGATCAAGGAAGAAAGTTTGATGCCTTATCAAGAATGTCTCCAGAAGTGGGCCTCGAAATTCAGAAAGATCCAGTACCAATATGTGCCAAGAATGCAGAATCAGATTGCAGATGCTTTAGCAACAATGACATCCATGATGAATGggccaaaggaagatgaagctCGACCAGTAATGGTGGAATAA